TCATTTGCCACTATCTCTATTCTGTCATTAACTTTTAAGTTAAAATCAATCACCTTTAAATCCTCCTATGAAAATATATTGAATAGTCTTTTAAATAACCCCTTTGCTCCATTTAAAGAATTAACTTCTTGGCCCATAAGCTTCATGGCTATATTATGAATATCATTAGCCGCATCGCAATTTGGGTATAATACCACAAAAGGTTTTTGTTGTCTTACGCTTTGAACTAATTTCCTATCTTCCAGTATACATCCTAAGTATTCAATATTAATCTTCAAGAACTTACTAACTGCCCTGTCAAATTTTTTATAGGTTTCTTCTCCTTCTTCCTTTGTAAAAGCCTTATTTACAACAATTTTTGCTGTAGTCTTAAGCTTAAAATGATCAGTAGCCTTAATTAAACTGTAACCATCAGTTAGAGATGTTGGTTCAGGAGTCGTTAAGATAATTAACTCTTCAGAAGCTGCTATAAAAGATAATACATCCTTATTAACCCCTGCACCTGTATCCATTAAAATGTAATCATACTCGTCTAAAGTTTCAAGTTTCTCCAAAAAAAGTTTTCTTTCTTCTTCCGTTAACTCTTGAGCTTTATTTAATGCAGATCCAGCTGGAATTAAATTTACACCATTAGTTCCTTCTACAATTATATCCTTTATTTCAAGTCCAGTAAATACTATATCAAATATATTATGTTTAGGATATAATCCCATTAAAACATCATCATTTCCCATTCCTAAATCAGCATCAAAAATCAGAACTTTCTTGCCTTGATTTTGAAGAGTTATGGCTAAATTTACAACAAAATTACTTTTTCCAACTCCACCTTTTCCTGATGTCACAGTTATTATTTTAGTTGCAGAATTTTTTTCATCCTCTTCATTAACCAATCTTCTTAAGGCTTCAGCTTGATCTAGCATATAATTTCCTCCCCTAGGATGAAACTTGCAATCTTTTCCTTGGTTGGTACCATTATATCATCTGGTACATTTTGTCCAATAGTAATAAAACTAACTGGTTTATTCGATAATTTTGCTATATTATATAGAGACCCATATACTGTAGTTTCATCAAGTTTTGTAATAATTATATTATCAAAATCAAGTTCTGCATAACCTTTTAATATACTTTTAATATCACTATTTTTAGTAGTTGCACTTATTACCATATCGACATGATCAGGATTCGCCTTTTGTACAAAAGCTCTTAACTCAGAAATCTGCATTGCATTTTTACTGCTTCTTCCTGTTGTATCAATAAGAATGACATCACATTCCTTCATAGCTTCTATTGCTTCTTCCATTTCTTTCATGGTAATTACTACTTTAAATGGAATATTCATGATTTCTGCATATGTCTTAAGCTGTTCAATTGCTCCAATTCTATAGGTGTCAACTGTAATTAATCCAACCTTCTTCTTTTCAACAAGAGCTAATCTTCCTGCAAGCTTTGCTATAGTAGTAGTTTTTCCTACACCAGTAGGTCCAACTAGTACAACTCGTCCAGTTAAATTTTGTCTAGCTACTAATATGTCTCTTTCAAATACATCTCTTAATATTTCTATTTCATCAATATCCTCAGTTTTCATTGTTTCTGCAACACTTAAAATATCCTCTTGAAGCGCTTCATCAATATCTAGATCTTTTAGTCTTTCTTGAAGAAGATTTTCTGAAATTTCTCCATAAGTACCTGTCTTTATTACTTTATTTAATAAATCCTTTAATTCAGTTACTTCTTTATGTATTGATTCCATACTTGAATTTTCTTCATCATTACTTTTTACAGCTTTTATTTTGGTCTTGTCAGCTTTGTTTATTTGAGGTATATTTTCTTCTTTACTCTTAGCTGTTTCTTTTTCAACATTAGTATTATGTTCTAAAATTTTATCAAATAATGTTTCAGCCTTCACTTCTTCTTTGATTATATTATTACTATTAGAGGATAGCATTTCATTCTGCATGAGTTTTTTTATGCTTTCTAAAGAATTCCTAAATTCTTCTTCTTCATCCTTTTGTTTATAGTAATTTTTATCTTGTTTAAAACTCCTATTATCTTTTTCCTGATCTGTAGAATTTTCAACAGCTGCCGTAACTTCTATTAGTTTTTTTGATAATAAACCTATGATTCCGGGTCTTCTAACTTTTCTTTGGCTTATGATAATAGCGTCTTTTCCCAATTCGTATCTAATTCTAGTTAAACCTTCGTTCATGTCTTTCACAAGATATTTTTTAATAATCATCTAAATTCTTATGACTCCTTCACTATTAATTTGAACATCATTTGGTATTTCATTTAATGAAAGTACCATAATATGTGGAAATACCATTTCAATTAATTTTCTAAATACAGGTCTTATATTTGGTGAAACCAATATGATTGGCTGATTATTATAGAAATATACTGATTCTACAGTATTTTTAATACCTGTAAGTATATTAGTTGTCGTTTCTGGGTCAACTGTTGGGAATGAACCTTGAACAGATTTTTGTATATTATTTGATACTATTTCTTCAATGCTAGGATCTAATGTTACAACTGTAATTGTTCTATTCTCATCAACCACTTGATTACAAATAGTTCTTGCCAATGCAAATCTAACATATTCAGTTAATACTTCTAAATCTCTAGTATTTTTAGAGTTATCTGCTAATGATTCCATTATAGTAACTGTATCTTTAATTGGCACTTTTTCTCTAAGTAAATTTTGTAATACTTTTTGAAGCTCACCAATTGATAATAAGTCTGGTATAAGTTCTTCAACAACTGCACTATATTTATCCTTCGCATTGTCCACAATTAGTTTAACTTCTTGTCTGCCAAGTAATTCATAAGAATGACTCTTAATAGTTTCAGTTAAATGAGTTACCATAACAGTTGTTGGATCAACAACTGTTAATCCTTTAATTTCCGCTTCTTCTCTTTGATCCTTATTTATCCAAACTGCTGGAAGACCAAACGTTGGTTCAACAGTCTTTATACCAGGAATATCTGAATTTTCTCCTGTAGGATCCATGCAAAGCAACATGCTTGGCATTAATTCGGAAGAAACAACCATAGTTCCCCTTATTTTTATTATGTACTCATTAGTCCTAAGTTGAAGATTATCTCTAATTCTTATAGGTTGTACAACTATTCCCATTTCAATAGCACATTGTCTTCTAACTGATGCTATTCTTTGAAGTAAATCCCCTCCAGAAGCTTCATCTGCAAGTGGAATAAGACCATATCCAATTTCCACTTCCATTGGCTCTACAGAAATTAAATTCATAACATTTTCTGGTTCTTTACGCTCTGCTTGTATAATTTCTTCCTCTTCTGATACAATTTCCTTCATTTCTTTTACAGCTGCATCTTTATAAAGCAAATATGTCAATGAACCCATTGCTAAAGAAGCTGCAAAAAATGGGATTTTAGGCATACTAGGCACAATTCCCAAAAATAACATTATTGCACTAGCGATTCCTGTTGCTATAGGAAATCCTGTTAATTGACTTGACAATGTATCTCCTAATGTTTCTGTACTTCCTGAACGTGTTACCAAAATACCTGAGGCTGTTGATATTAATAAGGCTGGGAGTTGACTTACAAGACCATCACCAACAGATAAAATAGTATATGTTTGTGCAGCAGTAGCAGCACTCATATTCTTCCCAAGTATTCCAATTATCATTCCACCAACAATATTTATAATCGTAATTATAATTCCGGCTGTAGCGTCACCTTTTACGAACTTAGATGCACCATCCATAGCTCCATAAAAATCAGCCTCTGATTGAAGGTCTTTTCTTTTTCTCTTTGCTGTCTCTTCATCTATTAATCCTGAATTTAAGTCAGCATCAATACTCATTTGCTTACCAGGCATAGCATCAAGAGTAAATCTTGCAGCTACTTCTGAAACTCTACCTGCACCGGCAGTAATAACCATAAATTGAATTACGACTATAATTAAAAATATTACAATACCAACTACATAATTTCCACCTATAACAAAGTTTCCAAAGGCGGTAATAATTGTTCCTGCATCAGCATCGAGCAATATTAACCTTGTAGAAGATATGTTAAGCGCTAACCTAAACAATGTTGTAACCAGCAATAGTGTTGGGAAAACGGATAATTGTAATACACTTGTTGTAAACATCGTAATCAATATTATAATTATAGAAATTGTTATGTTTAAAGCTAAAAGTAAATCTATAAGTTGTTTTGGTAATGGAATTACAATCATTAACACAATAGTAATAATTGCAAATGCTATAATTACATCCAAATTATCCTTTATATTCAGCCTTTTGTTACCAAACTCCAAAATTTAAACCTCCCATTCATATTTTACCACCATAATTAAAATCTAAAGGGCATATTTATTTCAAATTAAATCAAATTGTATTATATATCTATATTCTTGCTTAATTGCGTTTATCCTTCTAAATTATTCAAATTTCAATCATCTAATATAAATATATTAGCGATAAAAAATTGATATTTGAATATTATCAATTAAACATTGACATTTCTTATTTTTTAAGTTTCATTACTACAACTAAAACTTCTGCAACAGCTTGATACATATCCTTAGGTATATCTTCGCCTATTTCCACTCTATCATACATTAATCTTGCCAAAGGTTTATTTTCGATGATCGGAACATTATTTTCTTTAGCAACATTCTTTATCTTAAACGCAACATAATCGGCTCCCTTAGCCACTACTTTCGGAGCTTCCATATCTTTACCTTCCTCATATTTTAAAGCAATTGCTAAATGAGTAGGATTTGTTATTACAACTGTTGCATCTGGAACAGAAGACATCATTCTTCTCATTGCTACTTCTCTTTGCTTCTGCTTAATTTTTCCTTTTATTACCGGATCTCCTTCTGCATTTTTATATTCATCCTTAACTTCCTGCTTACTCATTTTCATATCTTTTTTATACATTTTCTTTTGAATATAATAATCTATAGCTGCAATTACAACAAGTACTATACAAATTTGTTTAAAAACTCCAACCACTAGATTTTTAACTTCATCACTCAAAGAAGGTAGATAAAGATTTGAAATTCCTAATATATTTTGATAATTTCCTGCTAAGTATTTGTATGATATTATCGATACAATTGTTACTACAACAATGTTCTTTAACATACTTACCATGCTTCTTTTCGAAAACATATTCTTAAATCCAGAGAAAATATTCATTTTTCCTAATGAAAATTTCAATGCTACTGGAGTAAAAACAATACCAGTTTGTAACAAACTTGCCACAATTCCCCCTATCATTAAAGGAAAAATAAAGGGAAATAAGTAACTTGCTGTTTTCATTGCTACAGTAGTTACTATATAAGAAAGAGAAATCTCATTAAAGTTTTCCAGCATTGGAAATCTAAAAAAATAAATTATTACATCCTTAAATCCACTAGTTAATACTCCCCACGAAGCAGATATTACTGCCGTACATATTATCATAGTTATTGCAACAGAAACATCTTTACTCCTAGCTATCTGACCTTTCTTCTTAGCCTCACCTTGTTTCTTTGGTGTAGCTTCTTCTGTTTTGTCATCAGCTGCAAAAATAAGCATTAATGGAACTGCAGGAATCAAATTAACTATTTCCCGGAAAATACTTGGTAAATTATATATAGCTGTACCTAGTAATTTAAGCATTAATGGCAACAGTATAGTGTATGTAATTAACCCTAGCAAATTTTTTATTGGAACACCAAAAATCATAATAGGAATAGTTGGTACTGTTCTTGAAATCAGCCCCAAACATACATCCGTCATAACAATTATTAATACTACTGGAATTGCTATTTTTATTCCCAATGTAAAAAATGTTGAAATTGTCTGCATTACTCCCATTAAAGTTTCTTGATATACAATTGTTTTTCCAATAGGAACTATTTTAGTACTCTCCACTAACATATTTATAACTATATGATGCCCATCAATAATAAAGAAAAATGCTACTGCAACAAAGTGTGAAAAGTTTCCCAGTAAAGTTGATGAACTTTGACTTGTTGGATCTATTACTGATATCATTGAAAATCCTGCATGAATATCCATCCATTCTCCTGCTAGCTTAGCAGCATGAAAAACCAAACTTGTAATATATCCCAAGATTAAGCCCGTAGTAATTTCACTTACAGCATATATTATCAATATATAACTACTATTAATAGCATTAACTGTAGAATAATCTATTCCAGACATCATCCCAAAAGCTAAAATTAAAGAAAAAACACCTTTCATAATTTCAGGTGTTCCAGTTGGAAAAAATACTTGAACCGCTATAAAATATGAAGTTAGCCGCAAAACTAATAGAAACAATGCTAGAAAGTAGGCTATATCTACCAAAAGCCTTCCCTCCTTATGTAATTACTTTTGATATTAAATCAAAAATCCTATGTGTAAAAGACATTATCGTTTCAAGCATCCAACTTCCTAAAAATATTCCCACTGCAGCTGCTGCAATTAATTTAGGTACAAAAGTTAAGGTTTGTTCTTGTATTTGAGTTGATGCTTGTAATATACTTATAATCAAACCTAATACAAGTACAACTATCAATATAGGTGCAGCTACTTTTGCTGCTGTTACTATTGTATCTTTAACTACAGCAGTAAGCATTGTCTGCGTCATAATTTTCACCTCACATAAAACTCTGTATTAGTGATTTAGTTAATAAAAGCCATCCATCTACCATAACAAATAGTATTAATTTAAACGGTAAAGATACCATTGTAGGAGGAAGCATAAACATACCCATAGACATTAAAACACTGGCTACTACCATATCAATAACTATAAATGGTAAATAAATCAAAAATCCTATTGTAAATGCTGTTTTTAATTCACTAATAGCAAAAGCTGGAATCAAACTTGTAAATGCTACATTTTCTCTTGTTATATTATTTGCATCCACACCACTAATATCTACAAATAATTTCAAATCATCTTGTCTAGTTTCTTTTAACATAAATTCCTTTAATGGTTTTGATGCCTCTTCATAGGCTTGTTCTTGTGTTATTTTATTATCTAAATAAGGTTGTATTGCATTTGTGTTTATTTGAGTATATACAGGTCTCATAATAAACAAGGTCAAAAATATTGCAAGCCCTGTTAATATTTGATTTGGAACTGCCTGCTGCACTCCCATTGCACTTTTAAGAAACGAAAATACCACGACTATTCTAGTAAAAGATGTCATCATTATAACAATTGAAGGTAGTAATGATACAATTGTTAAAAATATTAATATCTTTATACTAGCAGCATAATCTTGTGGAGTACCATTTTGATTTCCAAGAGAAATATTTAATTGTGGCATATTAGTATTACTCGGAGCAGCATATGCATGTACAGTTGAAAACATTATTATTCCAATAGCCATCATAAAAACAAATGCTATTTTTCTTTTATTATTTTTCATGCTTCTCTTCCTTTGATCCTATATTCTTAATTGTCTTTGAAATCATCCCTTTAAATTTAAGCCCTGCCTGCTTGTAATTTTTAATTATTTCCTCATTGGACTTCTTCTTATTTTCTTCAATGTTTTTAATTTCATCTTCTGATAGTTCTGATAGCTTTTCCATATGTCCTGCTGTACTAGTCATTATGTATCCTTTTTCTCCTATTTTAACTATCAATATGGAATTTTCTTTTGTAATCTGGACTCGATCTATAACTTTTATATATTTATTATTATTAATAACATTATATTTTGAGCCCATAACTTTAAAACTTAAAAACATTAAACCAAAAGTAACTCCCAATGCAAAAATAAGTTGTCCCAATGATTTAAATAATTCAAAATCCATTTTGTCTCCTTACTGAACTAACATACTTTTGAATCTTATATCTGTAATTTTTCCTTTTGTTAAATCTTTATTTATAGCTTCAATTAATTCCTTTTTCATAGTCTCTCTATTTGCCACATTATTTATAAAGTCAGCTTTTTGACTCTTAAAGAAAAATATAATATCATCTCTTATAACTACTTGATTTTCAGTTAATTCTTGTTGAAACTTTGTTTTGGTTTTATCATATCCTAAAGATAATTCACCCTTAAAATATCTTTTACCACCTTCATCAGCCAAATTAACCGTGAATTCTGCTAAATCCATATAAGCATTTTCTACCACAACTTCTTGTGCTTCAACAGTTTTACTTTGCTTCATAAACAAATATACTCCACCGAAGGTTGCAGCACCTAAAACTAATAATCCTAAAATAAATAGAACTACCATTACCCCTCTATTACTTTTACCGCCCTTTTCAACATTTTCAGCAGCATCATTTTCTTTATTCTTTTTTCCAAAAGCCATTATATTCACTCCTTACTATTGCAACTCTCTCTAATAATAATTAATTTATGCATTTTATTTATTATACCTTTAATGTAAATATTTTATTTTTATATACCATAACAGCATTTCTCACTTCATCAATGCTTTCAAGTACTATGTATTTTCTCCCATTCGTTAATGTTATTATTGTTTCAGGTACTTCCTCAATTTTCTCAATATGATCTGCATTCAATACAAACTTTTCATGATTCATTCCCGTTACATTTATCATAACTTTTCACCCCTTTAATATTAACTGTACAGTTCACAATACACAATCATTTTCTGCTGTATATTTACCAAAATATTTTATATTATGTTAATAAATACATCCAATAATTGTGCATTGTGCATTGTGCATTGCAAAATTCACCCTAAATAAATTTTGTAATCCCAATTTTAATTTATTGCAAGTTGAGATAAACTCAACTTGCATTAATTTAATTTTCTCTTAATTATCTAACTAAACCTGTTATTGTTGTAAGAATTTCATCTCCTGTAGATATTAACTTTGACGCAGCTTGGAAACTCTTAGATGCTGTTATCATATCTGTAAATTGTTCTGTTAAATCTACATTTGATCCTTCAAGAGCACCTTGAATTAAAGATCCATATCCAGCTGAATTATCTGGTGTTGTGGCAGTTTTTGTTGTTGCATCAACTTTTCCATTTTTATAAACAGTTGGCCCTGAGTTTGAAGAATTTAAACTCATGTTTCCTCCAAGATCAGTTAAGCCTTCTGGGTTTTTAAAACTTGCCATAGCAATTTGACCTATTGCAGCTCTTTTACCACTTCCAAGTACACAAGTAATAACTCCATCTGATCCTATTTCATATTTTTTTACTGGATCATTTACAGTTCCAACTTTAACACTGTCTGGTATTGCTAAAGGTCTCATTGTATTATCACTTGTTTTTAAATCTTTCATATCTGCATTTACATAAGCAGCTTCTATAACGCCACTAGTAGAATTATATGCTAAACTTGGAGTACTAGCTGTTCCACCAGTATTTGTCGCACTAGTCATATAATATCCCATAACTCTATGTCCATCAGCAGTTAATAAATTTCCTTGGTAATCCAATGTTAGATTTCCATCTCTTGTAAACAAAGTTTCAGAAAGAGTACCAGTAACACTTGTTGGATTCGTTGTAGAAAGTCCATCGGCAGGAGTAATAGTTATACCACCTGTTATATCACCTTTAGCAACTACTAAATATCCGTCACCATCTATACATACATCAAGGCTTCTTCCGGTTGCTAGTGCATTACCTTGTCCCATTAATTTATTAATGCTTGAAACCTGTGCCCCAAGACCTACTTGCTTAGCATTTGTACCTCCAAGAGCTGAAGTTGGTGCAGTTGCTTCTCCAGCATTTTGGTATAGCATGTCCTTAAATCTTACACTTGAAGACTTAAATGCTGTTGTTGATACATTTGTTATATTATTACCAATAACATCTAATTTAGTTTGATTAACCTTCATTCCGCTTATTCCAGAATACATAAATCTTAACATAAACGTTCCTCCCATTTATTATATTTTGCTTGCTTCTGTCATTCTGCAAGCTTAGCCCCCACCGTGTCAGTTCACAGTTTACAAGGTACAGTTTACAGTTTCTTCAACTGTAAATTGTAAACTCATAACTGTAAACTGACTCAAGTCCAGCTATAATATCACAACACTATCTATATTTGTAAATATGTTGTCCTTTGCTCGATCCTTTTCTACAGCTGTTATTAAAGTTTTGTTTTCAACACTAGCTATTAACGCTACATCTTTATATAACATTACTGTATTTTTAGAATTCTTGTCTTTTGCAATTTCAAACCCTTTTTCTATTTCTTTCATATCATCTTCTGTAAAATTAATTTCATTAAGCCTTAAAGCTGCATGTTTTGATACTGTAAATCCAGTATCTTTTGCCTTAGCATTTTCTAAAATGCCCTTAAAACTTGATTCATCATTATTTCGATTATTAACACTTGCTTTACTTTTTTGGATAAAATCTACCTGAGCAAAATTTCCCATAGGATAAGCTTGACCGTTAATTATTCTATAACTCATTGCTATCACCTATCCATTTTGCACGTCTTGTGCTTTTTGTATGTCTTCATTAATAGTATCCGAATTAAAGGTATTACTTGTAGAACCCTTAACATCATTTGTTTGACTTGCTAATTTTGCTTCTGCTGCTGCCTTTTTAGCTGGATCAGTTGTAGTAGATGTATAATCTTCAAGTTTAACATTCATATCTGCATCTGTTAAATTTCCTGATTTCACTATTTCAGAGTATGGATAATCTGTAGTTGTAACTGTTTCTTTTCCATCTGCATCAAAGGTTGCTACACTTACTTTTACAACATTATTTTGAAGGAATGCTTTTTTAACAGTTCCTTTCACTAAAGATTGAATTCCATTGTCATCAGTGTGAACAATAATGACTTTATTGTCAGCATTGTTAGCTAAAGCTTTAGCTGCTGTAAGATCAGAATTTTGAATATAATCTTCAAGTGTTACATTCATATCTTCATCTGTTAAGTTACCAGCTTTTACTATTGAAGAATATGGATAATCGGTAGTCGTAGTTGACTCTTTTCCATCAGAATCATAAGTTGCAACTCTCATTTTTACTACTCCATTATCTAGGAATGTACTCTTAACTGTGCCTTTTACTACTGACTGAGTACCTTTACTATCAGTATTTAAAATAACAACTTTATTATCCTTATTACTAGCCAAACTTGAAGCTGCCATAAAATCAGAATTAACAAGCATACTAGCACTTGTATTTTCTGTAGTTCCCAACACAGATTTTAATGTACTCGCTTCAAATACTTTAGATACAATTTTCCCACTTTCCTTCACATCAACAGATAAATACCAAGTATTATTCATTCTAGATACACCTTTAACAATACCTGTATAATCATACCCATCAGTATCAGCAACACCAACTGTAACCCCTTTTCCAAGCAAAGCTTGATATGAATAAGCACTCATAGTCTTATTTAAATCACTCATTTGTTGCATTGTGGTCATTTGAGCCATTTGAGTAACATATGCAGTATTATCTTGACTTGAAGAAGGATCTATATTCTTCATTTCTGCAACCATTATCTTCAAAAAAGATGAACCATCAAGATCGTTATCCCTTGACCTTTGAATCAAAGTCCCTCTATCTGTAGTTTGTTTTCCATAAGTTTTTGCTCTTTTTGCTGCTGCTGCGTCATCAACAGCTTTTTTACCTGTTATAACATTAGTTGTATT
The window above is part of the Clostridium saccharoperbutylacetonicum N1-4(HMT) genome. Proteins encoded here:
- a CDS encoding flagellar hook capping FlgD N-terminal domain-containing protein codes for the protein MDSQMNTTNVITGKKAVDDAAAAKRAKTYGKQTTDRGTLIQRSRDNDLDGSSFLKIMVAEMKNIDPSSSQDNTAYVTQMAQMTTMQQMSDLNKTMSAYSYQALLGKGVTVGVADTDGYDYTGIVKGVSRMNNTWYLSVDVKESGKIVSKVFEASTLKSVLGTTENTSASMLVNSDFMAASSLASNKDNKVVILNTDSKGTQSVVKGTVKSTFLDNGVVKMRVATYDSDGKESTTTTDYPYSSIVKAGNLTDEDMNVTLEDYIQNSDLTAAKALANNADNKVIIVHTDDNGIQSLVKGTVKKAFLQNNVVKVSVATFDADGKETVTTTDYPYSEIVKSGNLTDADMNVKLEDYTSTTTDPAKKAAAEAKLASQTNDVKGSTSNTFNSDTINEDIQKAQDVQNG